Proteins encoded together in one Undibacterium sp. CCC3.4 window:
- a CDS encoding diguanylate cyclase, translating into MTEKIDSLQEKLRALELVFVQKLPSKFEEISAAMQLYIADRSNRDALVVLHRHLHTMAGSAGTFGFDAIGAQARVFESQMKPWLDQVVASHGELLAFAAQMKQYFQTALEALKTPAHDSAELPRSHAEETLEADSARLIYLVDEDSCQQQAITVQLEHFGYEVVRIALLKDLALAVATRRPDVIVIELIFPEGRLAGAEEIQKIEQLQRLRIPTIFVSKSSSFESRLLAVRARGDGYFTKPVDVVTLTERIDAILQRDVSNGYRILIVDDDTVTSKFYGAILRDAGMNVRLLNDPTQILGVMTEFRPELLLLDVYMPVCSGVELSHLIRQDNSYVDVPIVFLSSEADLGEQLLAVRAGADDFITKPVAPEYLISSLSTRAERYRSLRALIMRDGLTGLYNHTAIKEQLASEILQAGRNGAHLALAMIDLDNFKQVNDNYGHATGDQVLRTLARLLRQRLRRSDIVGRYGGEEFAIIFPDTTASTARRVLEQVRLAFANIRQHAEEVEFSVSFSGGVADLEASTDADELFDVADAAMYISKQSGRNRISLA; encoded by the coding sequence ATGACGGAAAAAATCGACAGCTTGCAAGAAAAATTACGCGCGCTTGAGCTCGTTTTCGTTCAGAAATTACCGTCTAAATTCGAAGAAATTTCTGCTGCCATGCAGCTTTACATTGCCGATCGTAGCAACCGCGATGCCTTGGTGGTGTTGCACCGCCATTTACACACGATGGCCGGTTCCGCCGGTACTTTCGGCTTTGATGCCATCGGCGCGCAGGCGCGCGTGTTCGAGTCACAGATGAAACCATGGTTGGATCAAGTCGTGGCCAGTCACGGTGAACTGTTGGCCTTTGCGGCGCAAATGAAGCAGTATTTTCAAACCGCGCTGGAAGCGCTCAAAACACCGGCGCATGACAGTGCAGAGCTACCGCGCAGTCATGCCGAGGAAACGCTGGAGGCTGATTCGGCGCGCCTGATCTATTTGGTCGATGAAGACAGTTGCCAGCAGCAGGCGATCACGGTACAACTCGAACATTTCGGTTACGAAGTCGTGCGCATCGCCTTGCTCAAAGACTTGGCGCTGGCCGTGGCGACGCGCCGCCCCGATGTCATCGTTATCGAGCTGATTTTCCCCGAAGGGCGCTTGGCCGGTGCTGAAGAAATTCAAAAAATAGAACAACTGCAGCGTTTGCGCATACCGACCATCTTCGTATCCAAATCGAGTAGTTTCGAATCGCGGCTGTTGGCGGTGCGCGCCAGAGGCGACGGCTATTTCACCAAGCCCGTTGATGTGGTGACGCTGACCGAACGCATCGATGCGATACTGCAGCGTGATGTCAGCAATGGTTACCGAATTCTGATCGTCGACGATGATACCGTTACCTCGAAATTTTATGGGGCGATCTTGCGTGATGCCGGCATGAATGTCCGTCTGCTCAATGATCCTACCCAGATACTCGGTGTGATGACCGAATTTCGTCCGGAACTCTTGCTGCTTGATGTGTATATGCCGGTCTGTAGTGGCGTCGAACTTTCGCACTTGATACGCCAAGATAATTCGTATGTCGATGTGCCCATCGTATTTTTATCGAGCGAAGCCGATCTCGGTGAGCAATTGCTGGCCGTGCGTGCCGGTGCCGATGATTTCATCACCAAGCCGGTGGCACCGGAATACCTGATTTCTTCACTCTCGACGCGGGCCGAACGCTATCGTTCCTTGCGTGCGCTGATCATGCGCGATGGCTTGACGGGTTTGTACAACCATACCGCCATCAAAGAACAATTGGCCTCGGAAATTCTGCAAGCCGGGCGCAATGGTGCGCACTTAGCACTGGCCATGATCGATCTTGATAATTTTAAACAAGTCAACGATAACTATGGGCATGCTACCGGGGATCAAGTGCTGCGCACGCTGGCGCGCCTGTTGCGTCAACGCTTGCGCCGCAGCGATATTGTCGGTCGTTACGGCGGCGAAGAATTCGCCATCATTTTCCCCGACACTACCGCCAGCACCGCGCGGCGCGTGCTCGAGCAGGTGCGGCTGGCGTTTGCCAACATCCGCCAACATGCAGAAGAGGTGGAATTCTCGGTCAGTTTTTCGGGTGGGGTAGCCGATCTCGAAGCGAGCACCGATGCCGATGAATTATTTGATGTCGCCGATGCCGCCATGTATATTTCCAAGCAGAGCGGGCGCAATCGCATCAGCTTGGCTTGA
- a CDS encoding response regulator, whose product MVSASLKHILYVEDDPDIQTVAQIALEVVGGFSLTICSSGAAALAEVHGNCRPDLLLLDVMMPNMDGPTTLLELRNIVATSNTPVVFMTAKVQSSEVELYKSLGAIGVIAKPFDPMELSAQVLKLWQERA is encoded by the coding sequence ATGGTATCTGCAAGCCTCAAGCATATTTTGTATGTCGAAGACGATCCTGATATTCAAACGGTAGCGCAGATCGCGCTCGAAGTCGTCGGCGGGTTCAGCCTGACAATTTGCAGTTCCGGTGCCGCTGCGCTGGCCGAAGTGCATGGCAACTGCCGTCCCGATTTACTCCTGCTTGATGTGATGATGCCGAATATGGACGGCCCGACCACGTTGTTGGAATTGCGCAACATTGTTGCTACCAGCAATACCCCAGTGGTATTCATGACTGCTAAAGTACAGTCATCAGAAGTGGAATTGTACAAATCCCTAGGCGCAATCGGCGTCATCGCCAAACCCTTCGACCCCATGGAATTATCGGCTCAGGTGTTAAAGTTATGGCAAGAAAGAGCGTAA